The following coding sequences lie in one Punica granatum chloroplast, complete genome genomic window:
- the rps7 gene encoding ribosomal protein S7, which yields MSRRGTAEEKTAKSDPIYRNRLVNMLVNRILKHGKKSLAYQIIYRAMKKIQQKTETNPLSVLRQAIRGVTPDIAVKARRVGGSTHQVPIEIGSTQGKALAIRWLLGASRKRPGRNMAFKLSSELVDAAKGSGDAIRKKEETHRMAEANRAFAHFR from the coding sequence ATGTCACGTCGAGGTACTGCAGAAGAAAAAACTGCAAAATCCGATCCAATTTATCGTAATCGATTAGTTAACATGTTGGTTAACCGTATTCTGAAACACGGAAAAAAATCATTGGCTTATCAAATTATCTATCGAGCCATGAAAAAGATTCAACAAAAGACAGAAACAAATCCACTATCCGTTTTACGTCAAGCAATACGTGGAGTAACTCCCGATATAGCAGTAAAAGCAAGACGTGTAGGCGGATCGACTCATCAAGTTCCCATTGAAATAGGATCCACACAAGGAAAAGCACTTGCCATTCGTTGGTTATTAGGGGCATCCCGAAAACGTCCGGGTCGAAATATGGCTTTCAAATTAAGTTCCGAATTAGTGGATGCTGCCAAAGGGAGTGGCGATGCCATACGCAAAAAGGAAGAGACTCATAGAATGGCAGAGGCAAATAGAGCTTTTGCGCATTTTCGTTAA
- the ycf1 gene encoding hypothetical chloroplast RF19, whose amino-acid sequence MILKSFILGNLVSLWMKIINSVVMVGLYYGFLTTFSIGPSYLFLLRARIMEEGEEGTEKKVSATTGFIAGQLMMFISIYYAPLHLALGRPHTITVLALPYLLFHFFWNNHKHFFDYGSTTRNSMRNLSIQWIFLNNLIFQLFNHFILPSSMLARLVNIYMFRCNNKMLFVTSSFVGWLIGHILFMKWVELVLVWIQQNNSIRSNVLIRSNKYLVSELRNSMDRIFSILLFITCVYYLGRIPSPIVTKKLKETSETEERGESEEERDVEIERTFETKGTKREQEGSTEEDPSPSLFSEEKEDPDKIDEREEIRVNGKGDEFNFKETFYKDNPVYKTSYLDGNKENSKLEIFKEDKYLLWFEKPLVTLLFDYKRWNRPLRYIKNDRFENAVKNEMSQYFFYTCRSDGKERIAFTYPPSLSTFWEMIQRKMSFFPIEKLLCDELSDHWNYMNEQKKNNLSTEFRNRIEALDKGCITLNVLEKRIRLCNDETKKDYLPKISDPFLTGPDRGKINNFFSSSNKTLIKNYIETGWINKIHGILLITDYDKLKKKIDTFDRNSLSREKKLSLFAVTEDEQGRIDLEDQKKIFKFLFNPVITDPKAKRIIKKSIGIKEISKKVPRWSYQLIDELEQQEGGENEENVAEDHEIRSRKAKRVVIFTDKQENTDTNTSNTNDPDQTEEVALIRYSQQSDFRRDIIKGSMRAQRRKTVTWELVQANVHSPLFLDRIDKPLFSFNISELVKVIFKNSTDKKAQKLKISDYTEEKRKESEKKKEEQKREKYKREEKARIEIAEAWDSILFAQVIRGFILVSQAFLRKSIILPSLIIAKNIVRMLLFQFPEWSEDLKDWNKEMHVKCTYNGVQLSETEFPKNWLTDGIQIKILFPFCLKPWHRSNLRSPQKNPLKLKKKDKGQKNDFCFLTVWGMETNLPFGSPRKRRSFFEPIFKELKKKIIKLQKKSFLVIQFLKERTKFFLNISKETKKRVIKSILFIKRIIKELSKINPILFFGLREIYELSEIKKEKDSLTSNQMIHESSIQIRFMDLKDYSLTEKKMKDLADRTTTIRNQIDKITKDKKKGFLTPELNNKINISSNKRSSPTKLVPPRKNISQKLKRGNVRFIRKSYFFIIFLIQRIYIDIVLSIISIPRINTQLFFELSKKILDKYISNNETNKEKINKTNKNTLRFISTIKKSPFDISNKNSKRIFDLSSLSQAYVFYKLYQTQLINLYKLRYVLEYHGTSLFLKNEIKNYFEEQKILNSELRQKDLLNSGINQWKNWLRGHYQYGLSPIRWYRLVPQKWRTKINQQRMDRNKDLNKKYSDEKTDQLIHYKKLNDFEANSLPNQKYNFQKHYRYDLFSYKSINYENKKHSYIYGSPLRINNKEKISYDYNIDNIDKGILFNMSGGLIPINNYLGEEDIMNLEKFSDRKYFDWKIFHFCLRKKVDIESWIDPNGNKNAKAGFKNYQLIDKITKKGLSYLTIYQNQGIQPSKKKNLFDWMGMNEEILSRPISNLKLWFFPEFILFYNTYKMKPWIIPIKLLLSNLNGNENVSENQNINIKRKGNLFILSNEKKIIELENRNQEEKESAGRGNLESDAQNQENLGSVLSNQEKDIEEDYAGSNMKKRRKKKQYKSNTEAELDFFLKRYLRFQLRWDDSLNQRMINNIKVYCLLLRLINPKEIAISSIQRGEMSLDILMIQKDLTLTELMKKGIFIIEPVRLSIKNDGQFLIYQTINISLVHKSKPEINQRYREKSYIDKKYFDKSIGRHQRMIENRDKNHSDFFVPEKILSTKRRRELRILISFYSRNRNVIHKNPVFFKYVKNCSEVLDKSKRDKNKLIKLKFFLWPNYRLEDLACMNRYWFDTNNSSCFSMVRIHMYPRLEIRQ is encoded by the coding sequence ATGATTTTGAAATCTTTTATACTCGGTAATCTAGTATCCTTATGGATGAAGATAATCAATTCGGTCGTTATGGTCGGACTCTATTATGGATTTCTGACCACATTCTCCATAGGGCCCTCTTATCTCTTCCTTCTCCGAGCTCGGATTATGGAAGAAGGAGAGGAAGGAACCGAGAAGAAGGTATCAGCAACAACGGGTTTTATTGCGGGACAGCTCATGATGTTCATATCGATCTATTATGCGCCTCTGCATCTAGCATTGGGTAGACCTCATACAATAACTGTCCTAGCTCTACCCTATCTTTTGTTTCATTTCTTCTGGAACAATCACAAACACTTTTTTGATTATGGATCTACTACCAGAAATTCAATGCGTAATCTTAGCATTCAATGGATATTCCTGAATAATCTCATTTTTCAATTATTCAACCATTTCATTTTACCAAGTTCAATGTTAGCCAGATTAGTCAACATTTATATGTTTCGATGCAACAACAAGATGTTATTTGTAACAAGTAGTTTTGTTGGTTGGTTAATTGGTCACATTTTATTCATGAAATGGGTTGAATTGGTATTAGTCTGGATACAGCAAAATAATTCTATTAGATCTAATGTACTTATTCGATCTAATAAGTACCTTGTGTCAGAATTGAGAAATTCTATGGATCGAATCTTTAGTATTCTCTTATTTATTACCTGTGTTTACTATTTAGGCAGAATACCGTCACCCATTGTTACTAAAAAACTGAAAGAAACCTCAGAAACGGAAGAAAGGGGGGAAAGTGAGGAAGAAAGAGATGTAGAAATAGAAAGAACTTTCGAAACGAAGGGGACTAAACGGGAACAAGAGGGATCCACCGAAGAAGATCCTTCTCCTTCCCTTTTTTCGGAAGAAAAGGAGGATCCGGACAAAATCGATGAAAGGGAAGAGATCCGAGTAAATGGAAAGGGGGATGAATTCAACTTTAAAGAGACATTCTATAAAGATAACCCAGTTTATAAAACTTCTTATCTGGATGGGAATAAAGAGAATTCAAAGTTAGAAATATTTAAAGAAGATAAATATTTATTATGGTTTGAAAAACCTCTCGTGACTCTTCTTTTCGACTATAAAAGATGGAACCGTCCGTTGCGATATATAAAAAATGATCGATTTGAAAATGCTGTCAAAAATGAAATGTCACAATATTTTTTTTATACATGTCGAAGTGATGGAAAAGAAAGAATAGCTTTTACATATCCACCCAGTTTGTCAACTTTCTGGGAAATGATACAAAGAAAAATGTCTTTTTTCCCAATAGAAAAACTACTCTGTGATGAATTGTCTGATCATTGGAATTATATGAATGAACAAAAAAAGAACAACCTGAGTACAGAATTTCGAAATAGAATTGAAGCTCTCGATAAAGGATGTATTACTCTAAATGTGCTCGAAAAAAGAATTAGACTGTGTAATGATGAGACTAAAAAAGACTACTTACCTAAAATATCTGATCCTTTTTTGACCGGACCTGATCGCGGAAAGATCAATAATTTTTTTTCATCCTCAAATAAAACTTTAATAAAAAATTACATAGAGACGGGTTGGATAAATAAGATTCATGGTATACTTTTAATTACTGATTATGACAAATTGAAAAAAAAAATAGATACATTTGATAGAAATTCATTATCAAGAGAAAAAAAACTTTCTTTATTTGCAGTTACAGAAGACGAACAAGGAAGAATTGATTTAGAAGATCAAAAAAAAATTTTCAAATTTTTATTCAATCCAGTTATAACCGATCCCAAGGCTAAAAGAATTATAAAAAAATCTATTGGAATAAAAGAAATCAGTAAAAAAGTTCCCCGATGGTCATACCAATTAATCGATGAATTAGAACAACAGGAAGGAGGAGAAAATGAAGAAAACGTCGCAGAGGATCATGAGATTCGTTCAAGAAAAGCCAAACGTGTAGTAATTTTTACTGATAAGCAAGAAAATACTGATACTAATACCTCCAATACTAATGACCCTGATCAAACAGAGGAAGTGGCTTTGATACGTTATTCGCAACAATCAGATTTTCGTCGAGACATAATCAAAGGATCCATGCGTGCTCAAAGACGTAAAACTGTTACCTGGGAACTGGTTCAAGCAAATGTGCATTCCCCTCTTTTTTTGGACCGAATAGACAAACCCCTTTTTTCTTTTAATATCTCCGAGTTAGTGAAAGTCATTTTTAAAAACTCAACGGATAAAAAAGCACAAAAATTAAAAATTTCGGATTATACAGAGGAAAAGAGAAAAGAAAGTGAGAAAAAAAAAGAAGAACAAAAAAGAGAAAAATACAAAAGAGAAGAGAAAGCACGAATAGAAATAGCAGAAGCCTGGGATAGCATTCTATTTGCTCAAGTAATAAGAGGTTTCATATTAGTAAGCCAAGCGTTTCTTAGAAAATCTATTATATTACCTTCATTGATAATAGCTAAAAATATAGTCCGTATGTTATTATTTCAATTTCCCGAATGGTCCGAAGACTTAAAAGATTGGAATAAAGAAATGCATGTTAAATGCACCTATAATGGTGTTCAATTATCAGAAACAGAATTTCCAAAAAATTGGTTGACAGACGGTATTCAGATAAAGATCCTATTTCCTTTTTGCCTTAAACCTTGGCACAGGTCTAACCTACGATCCCCTCAAAAAAATCCGTTGAAACTGAAAAAAAAAGATAAAGGACAAAAAAACGATTTTTGTTTTTTAACAGTTTGGGGAATGGAAACTAACCTTCCTTTTGGTTCTCCCCGAAAACGACGTTCATTTTTTGAACCCATTTTCAAAGAACTCAAAAAAAAAATTATAAAATTGCAAAAAAAGTCTTTTCTAGTTATACAGTTTTTAAAAGAAAGAACAAAATTTTTTCTAAACATCTCAAAAGAAACAAAAAAACGGGTCATCAAAAGCATTCTATTTATAAAAAGAATAATAAAAGAACTTTCAAAAATAAATCCAATTCTATTCTTTGGATTAAGAGAAATATATGAATTGAGTGAAATTAAAAAAGAAAAAGATTCGCTAACGAGTAATCAGATGATTCATGAATCGTCCATTCAAATTCGATTTATGGATTTGAAAGATTATTCGTTGACAGAAAAAAAAATGAAAGATCTGGCTGATAGAACAACCACAATCAGGAATCAAATAGATAAAATTACAAAAGATAAGAAGAAAGGATTTTTAACTCCGGAACTAAATAATAAAATAAATATTAGTTCTAATAAAAGAAGTTCTCCTACTAAACTAGTACCACCAAGAAAAAATATTTCGCAGAAATTAAAAAGAGGAAATGTTAGATTCATCCGTAAATCATATTTTTTTATAATATTTTTAATTCAAAGGATATATATAGATATCGTTCTATCTATCATTTCTATTCCGAGAATCAATACACAACTTTTTTTTGAATTATCAAAAAAAATTCTTGATAAATACATTTCCAATAATGAAACAAATAAAGAAAAAATTAATAAAACAAATAAAAATACACTTCGCTTTATTTCGACTATAAAAAAGTCGCCTTTTGATATTAGTAATAAGAATTCAAAAAGAATTTTTGACTTATCCTCCTTGTCACAAGCATATGTATTTTACAAATTATACCAAACCCAACTTATTAACTTGTATAAATTAAGATATGTTCTTGAATATCACGGAACGTCTCTTTTTCTTAAGAATGAAATAAAGAATTATTTCGAAGAACAAAAAATATTGAATTCTGAATTACGACAGAAAGATCTTTTGAATTCTGGAATCAATCAATGGAAAAACTGGTTAAGAGGGCATTATCAATATGGTTTATCCCCGATTAGATGGTATCGCTTAGTACCTCAAAAATGGCGAACTAAAATCAATCAACAACGTATGGATCGGAATAAAGATTTAAACAAAAAGTATTCTGATGAAAAAACAGACCAATTAATTCATTACAAAAAATTAAATGATTTTGAAGCAAATTCATTACCGAATCAAAAATATAACTTTCAAAAACACTATAGGTATGACCTTTTCTCATATAAATCTATTAATTATGAAAATAAAAAGCATTCATATATTTATGGATCACCATTACGTATAAATAATAAAGAGAAGATTTCTTATGATTACAATATAGACAATATAGATAAGGGTATATTATTTAATATGTCAGGAGGTCTTATTCCTATCAATAATTATCTAGGAGAAGAGGATATTATGAATCTGGAGAAATTTTCCGATAGAAAATATTTTGATTGGAAAATTTTCCATTTTTGTCTTAGAAAGAAAGTTGATATTGAGTCCTGGATAGATCCCAATGGTAATAAAAATGCTAAGGCTGGGTTTAAAAATTATCAACTAATTGACAAAATTACTAAAAAAGGTCTTTCTTATCTTACAATCTATCAAAATCAAGGAATCCAACCATCCAAGAAAAAAAACCTTTTTGATTGGATGGGAATGAATGAAGAAATATTAAGTCGTCCCATATCGAATCTGAAACTTTGGTTCTTCCCAGAATTTATCCTATTTTATAATACATATAAAATGAAACCGTGGATCATACCAATCAAATTACTTCTTTCAAATTTGAATGGAAATGAAAATGTTAGTGAAAATCAAAATATCAATATAAAGAGAAAGGGGAATCTTTTTATATTATCAAATGAAAAAAAAATTATTGAATTAGAGAATCGAAATCAAGAAGAAAAAGAATCTGCAGGCCGAGGTAATCTTGAATCAGATGCACAAAACCAAGAGAATCTTGGATCGGTTCTCTCAAACCAAGAAAAAGATATTGAAGAAGATTATGCAGGCTCAAATATGAAAAAACGTAGAAAGAAAAAGCAATACAAGAGCAATACAGAAGCAGAGCTTGATTTCTTCCTAAAAAGGTATTTACGTTTTCAATTGAGATGGGATGATTCTTTAAATCAAAGAATGATCAATAATATCAAAGTATATTGTCTCCTGCTTAGATTGATAAATCCAAAAGAAATTGCTATATCCTCTATTCAAAGGGGAGAAATGAGTTTGGATATTCTAATGATTCAAAAGGATTTAACTCTTACAGAATTGATGAAAAAGGGCATATTTATTATCGAACCAGTTCGTTTGTCTATAAAAAATGACGGACAATTTCTTATCTATCAAACGATAAATATTTCATTGGTTCATAAGAGTAAGCCCGAAATTAATCAAAGATATCGAGAAAAAAGCTATATTGATAAGAAATATTTTGATAAATCTATTGGAAGACATCAAAGAATGATCGAAAATAGGGACAAAAATCATTCTGATTTCTTTGTTCCTGAAAAAATTTTATCCACTAAACGGCGGAGAGAATTAAGAATTCTAATTTCTTTCTATTCGAGGAATAGAAATGTTATACATAAAAATCCAGTATTTTTCAAATACGTAAAAAACTGTAGTGAAGTTTTGGATAAAAGCAAAAGAGATAAAAATAAACTAATTAAATTAAAGTTCTTTCTCTGGCCTAATTATAGATTAGAAGATTTAGCTTGTATGAACCGATATTGGTTTGATACCAATAATAGCAGCTGTTTTAGTATGGTAAGGATACATATGTATCCACGATTGGAAATTCGTCAATAA
- the ndhB gene encoding NADH-plastoquinone oxidoreductase subunit 2: MIWHVQNENLILDSTRIFMKAFHLLLFDGSFIFPECILIFGLILLLMIDSTSDQKDIPWLYFISSTSLVMSITALLFRWREEPMIIFSGNFQTNNFNEIFQFLILLCSTLCIPLSVEYIECTEMAITEFLLFVLTATLGGMFLCGANDLITIFVAPECFSLCSYLLSGYTKKDVRSNEATMKYLLMGGASSSILVHGFSWLYGSSGGEIELQEIVNGLINTQMYNSPGISIALIFITVGIGFKLSPAPSHQWTPDVYEGSPTPVVAFLSVTSKVAASASATRIFDIPFYFSSNEWHLLLEILAILSMILGNLIAITQTSMKRMLAYSSIGQIGYVIIGIIVGDSNGGYASMITYMLFYISMNLGTFACIVLFGLRTGTDNIRDYAGLYTKDPFLALSLALCLLSLGGLPPLAGFFGKLHLFWCGWQAGLYFLVSIGLLTSVVSIYYYLKIIKLLMTGRNQEITPHVRNYRRSPLRSNNSIELSMIVCVIASTIPGISMNPIIAIAQDTLF, encoded by the exons ATGATCTGGCATGTACAGAATGAAAACCTCATTCTCGATTCTACGAGAATTTTTATGAAAGCCTTTCATTTGCTTCTCTTCGATGGAAGTTTTATTTTCCCAGAATGTATCCTAATTTTTGGCCTAATTCTTCTTCTGATGATCGATTCAACCTCTGATCAAAAAGATATACCTTGGTTATATTTCATCTCTTCAACAAGTTTAGTAATGAGCATAACGGCCCTATTGTTCCGATGGAGAGAAGAACCTATGATTATCTTTTCAGGAAATTTCCAAACGAACAATTTCAACGAAATCTTTCAATTTCTTATTTTACTATGTTCAACTCTATGTATTCCTCTATCCGTAGAGTACATTGAATGTACAGAAATGGCTATAACAGAGTTTCTGTTATTCGTATTAACAGCTACTCTAGGAGGAATGTTTTTATGCGGTGCTAACGATTTAATAACTATCTTTGTAGCTCCAGAATGTTTCAGTTTATGCTCCTACCTATTATCTGGATATACCAAGAAAGATGTACGGTCTAATGAGGCTACTATGAAATATTTACTCATGGGTGGGGCAAGCTCTTCTATTCTGGTTCATGGTTTCTCTTGGCTATATGGTTCATCCGGGGGAGAGATCGAGCTTCAAGAAATAGTGAATGGTCTTATCAATACACAAATGTATAACTCCCCAGGAATTTCAATTGCGCTTATATTCATCACTGTAGGAATTGGGTTCAAGCTTTCCCCAGCCCCTTCTCATCAATGGACTCCTGACGTATACGAAGGA TCTCCCACTCCAGTCGTTGCTTTTCTTTCTGTTACTTCGAAAGTAGCTGCTTCAGCTTCAGCCACTCGAATTTTCGATATTCCTTTTTATTTCTCATCAAACGAATGGCATCTTCTTCTGGAAATCCTAGCTATTCTTAGCATGATATTGGGGAATCTCATTGCTATTACTCAAACAAGCATGAAACGTATGCTTGCATATTCGTCCATAGGTCAAATCGGATATGTAATTATTGGAATAATTGTTGGAGACTCAAATGGTGGATATGCGAGCATGATAACTTATATGCTGTTCTATATCTCCATGAATCTAGGAACTTTTGCTTGCATTGTATTATTTGGTCTACGTACCGGAACTGATAACATTCGAGATTATGCAGGATTATACACGAAAGATCCTTTTTTGGCTCTCTCTTTAGCCCTATGTCTCTTATCCCTAGGAGGTCTTCCTCCACTAGCAGGTTTTTTCGGAAAACTCCATTTATTCTGGTGTGGATGGCAGGCAGGCCTATACTTCTTGGTTTCAATAGGCCTCCTTACGAGCGTTGTTTCTATCTACTATTATCTAAAAATAATCAAGTTATTAATGACTGGACGAAACCAAGAAATAACACCTCACGTGCGAAATTATAGAAGATCCCCTTTAAGATCAAACAATTCCATCGAATTGAGTATGATTGTATGTGTGATAGCATCTACTATACCAGGAATCTCAATGAACCCGATTATTGCAATTGCTCAGGATACCCTTTTTTAG